In Diaphorobacter ruginosibacter, the genomic stretch TCGGCGCAGGTATCGTCTCTCTATTAATAGCACCGCTCATCAGCCGCATGCTGCGCTTCTTCCCGCCGGTGGTGACGGGCACCATCATCGCGGTGATCGGCATCAGCCTGATGCGTGTGGGCATCAACTGGATCTTCGGCAACCCCGTGGGCCCGACCGCACCGTCCATGCCGAACCCTGAGCACCTGAAGTGGCTGGCTGATGCGCAATCTGCAGCGGGTGCCCCGGGCTCGTCCTTGCCCCCCATCCCCAAGGGCTTTGCCGTGGTGCCGACCATCCCCAACCCCAAGTATGCGGACCTGACCGGCGTCGCCATCTCGGGTGCGGTGCTGGCAACCATCCTGCTGATCGCACGCTTCGCCAAGGGCTTCCTGGCCAATGTCTCGGTGCTGGCCGGCATCGTCGTGGGCGGCATCATCACCGCAGCCATGGGCCTGATGGATTTCCACAAGGTCACCAACGCAGCCTGGTTCGATCTGGTGCTGCCATTCGAAATCGCCACCCCGGTGTTCGACCCCGTCCTGATCCTGACCATGTCGCTGGTGATGGTGGTGGTGATGATCGAATCGGTGGGCATGTTCCTCGCACTCTCCGACATGACCGGCAAGGAAGTCTCGCAGGACGACCTGACCCGCGGCCTGCGCACGGACGGCCTGGGCACGCTGCTTGGCGGTATCTTCAACACCTTTCCCTACACCAGCTTCTCGCAGAACGTGGGCCTGGTGGCCGTGACCGGCGTGAAGAGCCGCTGGGTCTGCGTGGCTGGCGGTGTCATCCTCATCGTTCTGGGCATCCTGCCCAAGATGGCCGCACTGATCGAATCCCTGCCCACCGTGGTGCTGGGTGGCGCGGGCCTGGTGATGTTCGGCATGGTGGCCGCCACCGGCATCCGCATCCTGAGCAATGTGGACTTCCAGAAGAATCGCAACAACGCCATGATCGTCGCGGTGTCGATCGGCGTGGGCATGATCCCGCTGGTGGCCCCCAACTTCCGCCAGTGGATGCCGCATGCCATCCACCCGCTCATCGAATCGGGAATTCTGCTGGCCTCGCTCTCTGCGGTACTATTGAACATCTTCTTCAACGGCACCACCAGCGACACATCCGCCGCTGTGCGAGCTGCGGCCCAGGCCGACGCACATTGACCTGATGTCTGCCCGCATGCCCGAATCCCCTACCCGGGGAACCTGAAAACAGAGCCCTCGTGCCGCAAGGTGCCGGGGCTTTTTGCATGCGCACGCATATGCGTATGCTTTTGTCACAACTGTTGTAGGCATTCCGTAGGCATTACCTAGGGTTCGGCCACATGAAATGCCTGCCCAGCTGAAGTAAGCTCTGTTGCCCCTTCACATTGTTAAGTAGTGAAATCGTATGACCCAATCTTTGTCCGCCGCTGAATCGGCACTGCGCGAAGCCGCCCTCGAATACCATCGCAATCCCTCCAAGGGCAAGATTTCGGTCACACCGACCAAGCCGCTGTCCAACCAGCGCGACCTGTCGCTCGCCTACTCGCCAGGCGTTGCCTATCCCTGCCTGGACATCCAGGCCGACCCCTCCAAGGCTGCCGAGTACACATCGCGCGGCAATCTCGTGGGCGTGATCACCAACGGTACCGCCGTTCTGGGCCTGGGCGACATCGGCCCGCTCGCAGGCAAGCCCGTCATGGAAGGCAAGGGCTGCCTGTTCAAGAAGTTCGCCGGCGTGGACGTGTTCGACATCGAACTCGATGCCCGCGATCCCGACAAGATCATCGAGATCGTTGCCGCCCTCGAGCCCACGCTCGGCGGCATCAACCTCGAGGACATCAAGGCCCCCGAGTGCTTCTACATCGAGCGCGAACTCTCCAAGCGCATGCAGATCCCGGTGTTCCACGACGACCAGCACGGAACCGCCATCATCTCCAGCGCCGCGCTGCTCAACGGCCTGGAGCTCGTGGGCAAGCAGATCGACAAGGTCAAGATCGCCGTTTCCGGCGCCGGCGCTGCGGCGATTGCCTGCGTGGACGTGATGGTCGGTCTCGGCGTGAAGCGCGAGAACGTCTACATGGTCGACTCCAAGGGCGTGATCTATGACGGCCGCCCGGGCGGTCTCGACGAGTCCAAGCAACGCTACGCGCAGAAGACCGAGGCACGCACGCTGGCCGACGTGGTCAACGGTGCGGACGTGTTCCTCGGCTGCTCGGCACCGGGCGTGCTGACCGCCGACATGGTCAAGACCATGGGCGACAAGCCCATCATCCTGGCGCTCGCCAACCCCGAGCCGGAAATCCGCCCGGAACTCGCCAAGGCGATCCGCCCGGACTGCATCATCGCCACCGGCCGTTCGGACTATCCGAACCAGGTGAACAACGTGCTGTGCTTCCCCTACATCTTCCGCGGCGCGCTCGACTGCGGCGCAACGAAGATCACCGAGGCCATGAAGCTCGCCTGCGTGCGCGAGATCGCCGCGCTGGCCAAGCAGGACGTGAGCGATGAGGTCGCCGCGGCCTACCAGGGCAAGGAGCTGACCTTCGGCCCCGACTACCTGATTCCCACACCGTTCGATTCGCGCCTGATCCTGCGCATCGCACCGGCCGTTGCCAAGGCCGCGGAAGAATCCGGCGTGGCCACCCGCCCGATCACCGACATCGACGCATACCGCGAAAGCCTGCTGCGTTTCGTCTACCAGACCAGCATGTTCATGCGTCCCGTGTTCGCCGCGGCCAAGGCCAACGTGCAGCGCGTGGCGTACGCCGAGGGTGAAGACGAGCGCGTGCTGCGCGCCGTTCAGGTGGCGCTCGACGATGGCCTTGCCAAGCCCATCCTGATCGGCCGCCCCGCTGTCATCGAGGCGCGCATCGCCAAGGCCGGCCTGCGCATGCAACTCGGCAAGGACGTCGAGATCTGCAATCCCGAGGACGACCCGCGTTTCCGCCAGTACTGGGAGGCATACCACAAGCTCATGGGCCGCGACGGCGTGACACCCGAGGCCGCCAAGGCCGCCGTACGCCGCTCCAACACCATCATCGCAGCGCTGATGGTGCACCTGGGTGACGCAGACGC encodes the following:
- a CDS encoding NADP-dependent malic enzyme — translated: MTQSLSAAESALREAALEYHRNPSKGKISVTPTKPLSNQRDLSLAYSPGVAYPCLDIQADPSKAAEYTSRGNLVGVITNGTAVLGLGDIGPLAGKPVMEGKGCLFKKFAGVDVFDIELDARDPDKIIEIVAALEPTLGGINLEDIKAPECFYIERELSKRMQIPVFHDDQHGTAIISSAALLNGLELVGKQIDKVKIAVSGAGAAAIACVDVMVGLGVKRENVYMVDSKGVIYDGRPGGLDESKQRYAQKTEARTLADVVNGADVFLGCSAPGVLTADMVKTMGDKPIILALANPEPEIRPELAKAIRPDCIIATGRSDYPNQVNNVLCFPYIFRGALDCGATKITEAMKLACVREIAALAKQDVSDEVAAAYQGKELTFGPDYLIPTPFDSRLILRIAPAVAKAAEESGVATRPITDIDAYRESLLRFVYQTSMFMRPVFAAAKANVQRVAYAEGEDERVLRAVQVALDDGLAKPILIGRPAVIEARIAKAGLRMQLGKDVEICNPEDDPRFRQYWEAYHKLMGRDGVTPEAAKAAVRRSNTIIAALMVHLGDADAMLCGLVGKFDAHLGHVRDVLGLKEHATQLATVNAVMLDTGTLFIADTYINEDPTAEELASIALMAAEEVQRFGLPPKVAFLSHSNYGSSTRPSALKMRKARDLFQKLAPHIECDGEMHGDAALSETVRHNTLLETTLTGSANVLICPNLDAANILFNVLKQTGGHGTTIGPILLGGGGAADVLTPSATVRRVVNMTALAAANAAGKRK
- a CDS encoding nucleobase:cation symporter-2 family protein; its protein translation is MSSSVHPVDEKLPLGKVTTLGLQHVLVMYAGAVAVPLIVGRALNLAPEQVAHLISADLFVCGLVTLIQAMGATQWFGIKLPVMMGVTFASVAPMISMAQATGGQAGAGLIFGSVIGAGIVSLLIAPLISRMLRFFPPVVTGTIIAVIGISLMRVGINWIFGNPVGPTAPSMPNPEHLKWLADAQSAAGAPGSSLPPIPKGFAVVPTIPNPKYADLTGVAISGAVLATILLIARFAKGFLANVSVLAGIVVGGIITAAMGLMDFHKVTNAAWFDLVLPFEIATPVFDPVLILTMSLVMVVVMIESVGMFLALSDMTGKEVSQDDLTRGLRTDGLGTLLGGIFNTFPYTSFSQNVGLVAVTGVKSRWVCVAGGVILIVLGILPKMAALIESLPTVVLGGAGLVMFGMVAATGIRILSNVDFQKNRNNAMIVAVSIGVGMIPLVAPNFRQWMPHAIHPLIESGILLASLSAVLLNIFFNGTTSDTSAAVRAAAQADAH